One window of the Fusobacterium animalis 7_1 genome contains the following:
- a CDS encoding ABC-F family ATP-binding cassette domain-containing protein — MAILQVNDIYMGFSGETLFKDINFSVDEKDKIGIIGVNGAGKTTLIKLLLGLENSEINPATNERGTISKKSNLKVGYLAQNTQLNKENTVFNELMTVFNNLLEDYNRMQEINFLLTVDLDNFDKLMEELGEISERYERHEGYSIEYKIKQILNGLNIPENLWTMKIGNLSGGQNSRVALAKILLEEPDLLILDEPTNHLDLTSIEWLEKILKDYNKAIILISHDVYFLDNVVNRIFEIEGKRLKDYKGNYTDFLIQKEAYLSGEVKAYEKEQEKIKKMEEFIRRYKAGVKSKQARGREKILNRMEKMENPVVTTKKIKLKFDIKAQSVDLVLDIKNLSKTFEDKLLFKDLNLKIYRGERIGLIGKNGTGKSTLLKIINGVEKASSGEFKIGERVSIGYYDQNHQGLGLNNNIIEELMYYFTLSEEEARNICGAFLFREDDIYKKISSLSGGEKARVAFMKLMLEKPNFLILDEPTNHLDIYSREILMNALEDYPGTILVVSHDRNFLDTVVNKIYELKTDGVETFDGDYEAYKQERDNIKVKNEEAVKSYEEQKKAKNRLASLEKKLIRLEEEIQKIEEQKGEVNKKYLLAGEKNNVDELMALQNELDNLDNKILEKYQEWEETEEELKNIQ; from the coding sequence TTGGCAATATTACAAGTAAATGATATATATATGGGTTTCTCTGGTGAGACTCTTTTCAAGGATATAAATTTTTCTGTTGATGAAAAAGATAAAATAGGGATAATAGGTGTAAATGGTGCAGGAAAAACTACACTTATAAAATTATTATTAGGTTTAGAAAATTCTGAAATCAATCCTGCTACAAATGAGAGAGGAACTATCTCAAAGAAAAGCAATTTAAAAGTTGGATATCTTGCACAAAATACACAACTTAACAAAGAAAATACTGTTTTCAATGAACTTATGACTGTATTCAATAATCTTTTAGAAGACTATAATAGAATGCAAGAGATAAACTTTTTACTAACAGTTGATTTAGATAATTTTGATAAATTGATGGAAGAACTTGGAGAAATTTCTGAAAGATATGAAAGACATGAAGGATATTCAATAGAATATAAAATCAAGCAGATTTTAAATGGTTTAAATATCCCAGAAAATTTATGGACTATGAAGATAGGTAATTTATCAGGTGGTCAAAATTCAAGAGTTGCACTTGCTAAAATATTATTGGAAGAGCCAGATTTATTGATACTTGATGAACCTACTAACCATTTAGATTTAACTTCTATTGAGTGGCTTGAAAAGATTTTAAAAGATTACAACAAAGCTATAATTTTAATATCACATGATGTATATTTCTTAGATAATGTAGTGAATAGAATTTTTGAGATTGAAGGAAAAAGATTAAAAGACTATAAGGGAAACTACACTGATTTTTTAATTCAAAAAGAGGCTTATTTAAGTGGAGAGGTTAAAGCCTATGAGAAGGAACAAGAAAAAATCAAAAAGATGGAAGAGTTTATTAGAAGATATAAAGCAGGAGTGAAATCTAAACAAGCTAGAGGTAGAGAAAAAATCCTTAATAGAATGGAGAAAATGGAAAATCCTGTTGTAACAACAAAGAAGATAAAACTTAAATTTGATATTAAAGCTCAAAGTGTTGATTTAGTTTTAGATATTAAAAATTTATCTAAAACTTTTGAAGATAAATTATTATTTAAAGATTTAAATTTAAAAATTTATCGTGGAGAAAGAATAGGTTTAATTGGAAAAAATGGTACTGGAAAATCTACTCTTTTAAAAATTATCAATGGAGTGGAAAAGGCTAGTTCAGGGGAATTTAAAATAGGTGAAAGAGTTTCTATTGGTTACTATGACCAAAATCACCAAGGTTTAGGTTTAAATAATAATATTATAGAAGAACTTATGTACTATTTCACTCTATCAGAGGAAGAAGCAAGAAATATCTGTGGTGCATTTTTATTTAGAGAAGATGATATTTACAAAAAGATTTCTTCTTTAAGTGGTGGAGAAAAAGCAAGGGTTGCCTTTATGAAACTTATGCTTGAAAAACCTAATTTTTTGATATTAGATGAACCTACTAACCATTTGGATATATATTCAAGAGAAATTTTAATGAATGCACTTGAAGATTATCCTGGAACTATATTAGTTGTATCTCATGATAGAAATTTTTTAGATACTGTTGTCAATAAAATCTACGAGCTGAAAACTGATGGAGTAGAAACTTTTGATGGAGACTATGAAGCATATAAACAAGAAAGAGATAATATAAAAGTAAAAAATGAAGAAGCTGTTAAATCTTATGAAGAACAAAAAAAGGCTAAAAATAGACTAGCTTCTTTGGAAAAGAAACTTATAAGACTGGAAGAAGAAATACAAAAGATTGAGGAGCAAAAGGGAGAAGTAAATAAAAAATATTTACTTGCAGGAGAAAAAAATAATGTAGATGAACTTATGGCTTTACAAAATGAACTAGACAATCTTGATAATAAAATATTAGAAAAATATCAAGAGTGGGAAGAAACAGAAGAGGAACTTAAAAATATACAATAA
- a CDS encoding DMT family transporter: MKKDNNFGMLTTFIGGTLWGINGVMGSFLFLNKNVTTAWLIPYRLVLAGLLLLGYLYYKKGSKIFDILRTPKDLLQIILFGLIGMLGTQYTYFSAIQYSNAAIATVLTYFGPTLVLIFICLKEKRKPLKYEIVAIALSSFGVFLLATHGNITSLQISFKALVWGMLSALSVVFYTVQPEKLLEKYGPPTVVAWGMIIGGIAITFVTKPWNIDVIFDFTTFFVLMLIILFGTITAFILYLTGVNIIGPTKASIIACIEPVAATICAILFLGVNFGFLDLLGFICIISTIFIVAYFDRKTKKK; the protein is encoded by the coding sequence ATGAAAAAAGATAATAATTTTGGAATGTTAACTACTTTTATTGGGGGTACTCTTTGGGGTATCAATGGAGTTATGGGAAGTTTTTTGTTCCTTAATAAAAATGTTACTACTGCTTGGCTTATACCATATAGATTGGTGTTAGCAGGCTTATTATTACTAGGCTATCTATATTATAAGAAAGGTTCAAAAATTTTTGATATTTTAAGAACTCCAAAAGATTTACTTCAAATTATCTTATTTGGACTTATAGGAATGTTAGGTACACAATACACATATTTTTCTGCTATTCAATATTCAAATGCTGCAATAGCAACAGTGCTTACATATTTTGGTCCAACCTTAGTTTTGATTTTTATTTGTTTGAAAGAAAAAAGAAAGCCTTTAAAATATGAAATAGTAGCAATAGCACTTTCAAGTTTTGGAGTTTTTCTTTTGGCAACACATGGTAATATTACAAGTTTACAAATATCTTTTAAAGCTCTCGTTTGGGGTATGTTGTCAGCCTTATCAGTAGTTTTTTATACTGTACAACCTGAAAAACTTTTAGAAAAATATGGACCTCCAACAGTAGTTGCTTGGGGTATGATAATTGGTGGTATAGCTATCACTTTTGTGACAAAACCTTGGAATATTGATGTTATTTTTGATTTTACAACCTTCTTTGTGCTTATGTTAATAATATTATTTGGAACAATAACTGCATTTATACTTTATTTAACAGGAGTTAATATTATAGGACCTACAAAAGCAAGTATAATAGCTTGTATTGAACCTGTGGCTGCAACTATTTGTGCTATATTATTTTTAGGTGTAAATTTTGGTTTTTTAGATTTGCTAGGTTTTATATGTATAATTTCAACAATTTTTATAGTTGCTTATTTTGATAGGAAAACAAAAAAGAAATAA
- a CDS encoding YbaN family protein codes for MKNLKKKIYICVGLLAVGLGIIGAFLPVMPTVPFLLVALFCFERSSKKYHDMILNNKYFGKVLRDYYEGKGLTTSVKIKAILFLSCGIGFSFYKVQHLHLRIMLVVIWLGVTIHIILLKTKHKEK; via the coding sequence ATGAAAAATTTAAAGAAAAAAATTTATATATGTGTTGGATTATTAGCAGTTGGATTAGGAATAATAGGTGCTTTTCTTCCAGTAATGCCAACTGTTCCATTTTTACTTGTAGCATTATTTTGTTTTGAAAGATCATCTAAAAAATATCATGATATGATACTTAATAATAAATACTTTGGAAAAGTTTTAAGGGATTACTATGAAGGTAAAGGCTTGACTACTTCTGTAAAAATAAAGGCAATACTGTTTTTAAGTTGTGGTATAGGCTTTTCATTTTATAAAGTACAACACCTGCATTTAAGAATAATGTTAGTTGTCATTTGGTTAGGAGTAACTATACATATTATACTCTTAAAAACTAAACATAAGGAAAAATAA
- a CDS encoding S8 family peptidase, whose amino-acid sequence MRVRLAKEDINSNYKVSLSDISKEKDFIKILEDYNIEYKKTEYFKDFFMYKLLNINSKFIMILQEKASNYIKYIEPVSIYSLPLQIDDENGEIPVIYPEKNKNYITLGVVDNGIAHIKYLDPWIKRVHTRFLKKDTSATHGTFVSGIALYGDKLENMEIVKNEGFYLLDATVLSSTTIEEDDLLKNIISAIKENYKKVKIWNLSLSVKLAIEEDTFSDFGVVLDHLQKTYGVLIFKSAGNGGNFMKKLPKGKLYHGSDSLLSIVIGAINNDGYASNYSRVGLGPKGTIKPDLASYGGELLLGDNGEMIMKGVKSFSRNGNIASSSGTSFATARISSLATIIYQNICKDFRDFSDFNPILLKALIIHSAKNTNKNLSMEEIGYGIPATSTEILSYFKNENVKIFNGVMEKNKEIELDASFFEYKKDIKVKITLVYDTEFDYFQNGEYIKSDIKIKDISENGRNLTRKFEGILVRNKKIELYSDNDIKKNYTLIVEKLN is encoded by the coding sequence ATGAGAGTAAGATTAGCAAAAGAAGATATAAATTCAAATTATAAAGTAAGTTTAAGTGATATTTCAAAAGAAAAAGACTTTATAAAAATTTTAGAAGATTACAATATTGAATACAAAAAGACAGAATATTTTAAAGATTTTTTTATGTATAAACTACTTAACATCAACAGTAAATTTATTATGATATTACAAGAGAAGGCTTCAAACTATATAAAATATATTGAACCTGTTTCTATCTACTCATTACCTTTACAAATTGATGATGAAAATGGGGAAATTCCAGTTATCTATCCAGAAAAAAATAAAAACTATATAACTTTGGGAGTTGTGGACAATGGTATAGCACATATAAAATATTTAGACCCTTGGATAAAAAGAGTTCATACAAGATTTTTAAAAAAGGATACAAGTGCAACACATGGAACATTTGTTTCAGGGATAGCTCTATATGGAGATAAATTAGAAAATATGGAAATAGTAAAAAATGAAGGTTTTTATTTATTAGATGCAACTGTTTTATCTTCAACAACAATAGAAGAAGATGATTTATTAAAAAATATTATTTCAGCAATAAAAGAGAATTATAAAAAAGTAAAAATTTGGAATTTATCTTTAAGTGTAAAATTAGCAATAGAAGAAGATACATTTTCAGATTTTGGAGTAGTTTTAGACCATTTACAAAAGACTTATGGAGTTCTTATCTTTAAATCTGCTGGAAATGGTGGAAATTTTATGAAAAAATTACCAAAAGGAAAATTATACCATGGTTCAGACTCTTTACTTTCAATAGTTATAGGTGCTATAAATAATGATGGATATGCCTCAAATTATAGTAGAGTTGGGTTAGGTCCAAAAGGAACAATAAAACCTGATTTAGCTAGTTATGGTGGAGAATTATTACTTGGAGATAATGGAGAAATGATAATGAAAGGAGTAAAATCATTTTCAAGAAATGGTAATATTGCTTCATCATCTGGAACAAGTTTTGCAACAGCAAGAATTTCATCACTTGCTACAATAATATATCAAAATATTTGTAAGGATTTTAGGGATTTTTCTGACTTTAATCCAATACTTTTAAAGGCATTAATAATTCATTCTGCTAAAAATACAAATAAAAATTTATCTATGGAGGAAATAGGTTACGGAATACCTGCTACCTCAACTGAAATTCTATCATATTTTAAAAATGAAAATGTTAAAATATTTAATGGAGTGATGGAGAAAAATAAAGAAATTGAATTGGATGCTTCATTCTTTGAATATAAAAAGGATATAAAAGTAAAAATTACTTTGGTTTACGATACAGAATTTGATTATTTTCAAAATGGAGAATATATAAAATCAGATATAAAAATTAAGGATATTTCAGAAAATGGAAGGAATTTAACAAGAAAATTTGAAGGAATATTAGTAAGAAATAAGAAAATAGAATTATATTCAGATAATGACATAAAGAAAAATTATACTCTGATAGTAGAAAAATTAAATTAG